The window GAAGTTCAAGCGCTACCCCATAGGGTTCTTCCATATCGACATCGCCGAGGTTCAGACCGCTGAAGGCAAACTATATTTGTTCGTCGGCATCGACCGCACGAGCAAGTTCGCCGTGACCCAACTCGTTGACAAGGCAGACAGGGAGACCGCTTGGGAATTCCTTCAGCATATGCTCGAAGCCGTGCCCTACCAGGTCCATACTATTCTCACTGATAACGGCATCCAGTTCGCAGAGCAGCCTCGGAATCGGAATACCATCTACTCCCGCCCGCTGCGCTTCGACATGATCTGCGAGGCAAACGGCATTGAACACCGGCTGACCAAGCCCAACCATCCATGGACCAATGGGCAGGTCGAGCGGATGAACCGCACGATCAAGGAGGCCACCGTCAAGCGCTTCCATTACGATAGCCACGACCAGCTCCGAGCACACCTGACGGACTTCATGGCAGCCTACAACTTCGCCCGCAGGCTCAAGACCCTCAGTGGACTCACGCCATACGAATACATCTGCAAGATCTGGACATCAGAGCCTCACAGATTCATCCTAAACCCGATCCACCAGATGCCGGGACTGAACACCTAGAGCACGGGGAAACCCTGCTGCGGCTGAAAGGCATCGTCGATGTCGCCGGAGCGCAGACGCCCGCGAGCGTCCATGCGGTCCAGCACCTCGTCGAGCGCCCGCGTCTGCTGGCGACGATGCCGGCCGAGCCCTGGCGCGGCATCGTCGCCATCTGCCGGCGGCAGGCACGCAACGGGATTGCGGACCGCCTTGGGCAGGTCCTGCGGGCGTCCACGGCAGACAGGGCGGAAATCCATCGGGAGCATGCATGATGATCAAGGCCTGGGACCACACATCGCTGGCGGTCGACGATCTCGATCGTTCGATGGAATTCTATCGGGAGGCCTTCGGTTACACGCTGGTCTTTTCCGAACGGGACATGGCGCGGGAGATCAGCAGCATGATGGGGCTGACGCGCCTGACCTGTGACCTCGCCCAGATGTCGCATCCGGTTTCGGGACAGCGGCTCGAACTCATCGCCTTCCGCGGCCACGATGCCCCGCCGCAGTCGCATCCGGTCGCCACCGGGGCAGGCCATATCGGTTTTTCAGTCGAGAACCTCGACGAGGCGCTGGCCGCCGTGGTGGCAAAGGGCGCCGTTCCCATCGGCGTCGTCACCGGTTTTCCGGAAGGCCGGTCGACCTATTGCCGCGCGCCGGGCGGGTCGTTTTTCGAGCTGTCGGAATTGAACGAGGGCCTGCCGGGCTGACCGATGAGCCGGGGCCGGCATTTTCAGGAGTGTGCAGCATGAAGCTCAATCCAACCAACCTGTTCAGAACCATGGTGCGCATGCGCGCCTTCGATGAGGCGTGCCTCGAAGGCGTGCCCACCTTTGAAATCCATGGCGAACTGCATACCGGCATCGGCCAGGAGGCGATCGGCACGGCGATGGCCCAGTCGCTGACGCCCGGTGACGCGGTGGTGAGCACCCACCGCAATCATTTCCACGCGCTCGCCAAGGGCGTTCCGCCACGAGCCCTTATGGCCGAGATCTTCGAGAAGGAGACCGGCCTCTGCCGCGGCCGCGGCGGGCATATGCACCCCTTCGATCCGGACCGGAATTTTTCCGCCACCGGCATCGTCGGCGCCTCGCTGCCGGTAGCGCTCGGCTATGCCTATGCCTTCAAGATGAAGGGCCAGCCGCATGTCGCCGTCGGAATCTGCGGCGACGGCGCCGCCAATCACGGCACGTTCCACGAATGCCTGAACATGGCCGCCGCCTGGCAATTGCCGCTGGTCTGCCTGGTGGAGAACAACCAATACGCCATTTCCGTCCGCTTTTCGGACGTGACGGCGACGCCGACCATCGCCGAACGGGCTGGTGCCTACGGCATCTGGGGCCGACAGGTCGACGGTGCGGATGTGGAGGCGGTGAGCGCCGCCTTCGCCGAAGCGGTCAGGCATGCCCGCAAGGGCGGCGGTCCGGCGCTGCTCGAAGCCGCCTGCTATCGCTTCCGCGGCCATTACGAGGGCGACCATGACAATTATCGCGAGCGGGCGGAAAAGCAGCGCATGCGGGCCGAACTGGATCCGGTCGCCCGCTATCGGCGGGTCCTGATCGAACGCGGGATCGCAAGCGGCGAGGAACTCGATGCGATCGCCGCCGCGGCCAAGGCAGAAATGAGCGCGATGCTCGAGGATGTGCGCGCCGATGCCATGCCCGACCCGTCGGGCGCCATGAACCATGTCTTTGCGGAGCCTGCCTGATGTCGACCGACGCCCTTACCAACATACGCAAGATCAATGCCTCGCAGGCGGTGGCCGAGGGCCTGATGCAGGAAATGGAACGCGACGAGCGGGTCGTCCTGCTCGGCGAGGATGTCGGCCGCAGCGGCGGGGTCTTCGGTTCGAGCCGCAACCTCCTGGAACGCTTCGGCCCTATTCGGGTGCGCGACACGCCGATTTCCGAAATGTCGTTCACCGGCATGGGTGTCGGCATGGCGATGGCCGGGCTGCGGCCGGTCGTCGAGATCATGTTCGTCGATTTCATCGGCGTCTGCCTGGAGCAGGTCTACAATGCCATGGCCAAGATCCCCTACATGTCGGGCGGCCGCGTGAAGATGCCGATGGTGATCAAGACGGCGGGCGGGAATATCGGCTCCGGTCGAGGCGCCCCGGCTGACGACGCTCACCTTTCCCGATTCCTTCTTTCCGCATTTCCACGACGTCGGCCGGCTGAGCGTCGAGGCGCGGATCGGGGTTGCGGTGCGGGGTGCGCTGGCCGCGAAGGGCCATCGCATCCATCTGTGGCCGGACTACGAGTTCGACGCCAGCGGCGTGGCGGTCTCGCTCGATCTGAGGCCGCCCGCCGAAGGGCGGCGCGTGCTCGGCTCGGGCGCCGATCCGAGGCGCAGCCATTATGCCGTCAGTACGTGAACCTCACTCCGAAACCAGCATCGCGCAAAGTTCACGGACGACGGTCGCCTGCGTGGTGCACGACGGCGCAAGACAGCCTTGCGCCGTCGTGCACCACGGGACAAAAATATTCCCTCAAATAATCTATAAAAACTATAAATTATCTATTTTTATCCCGGAGCGCACCCTAATGTTCAGCTGATTTTGAAACAGCCGGTATATTCATGTCCAAGACAATCCGCTTCAACGCTTTCGAGATGAATTGTGTCGGCCACCAGTCGCCAGGGCTCTGGCGCCATCCGCGCGACAGATCCTGGCAATACAAAGATCTGGAATACTGGACAGACCTCGCAGCGCTTCTGGAGACGGGATGCTTCGATTCCATCTTCATCGCCGACGTGATCGGCTATTACGATGTCTACAAGAGCGATCTCGACAACGCGCTCCTGCAGGGTGTCCAGATCCCGGTCGCCGACCCGCTTCAGCTCGCCAATCCGATCGCCCAGGCAACGCATCATCTCGGCATCGGCATCACGGCGTCCACGAGCTTCGAGCATCCCTACACATTTGCGCGCCGTCTCTCGACCGCCGACCATCACACGAAGGGCCGCATCGGCTGGAATATCGTCACGTCCTATCTGGAGAGCGGTGCCAAGAATGTCGGACAGGGCGGCCTGCGCTCGCACGACAACCGCTACGACGTCGCGGCCGAGTATCTGGAGGTGCTCTACAAGCTGTTCGAGGGCAGCTGGGAAGAGGGTGCCGTGCTGCGTGACAAAGAGCGCGGCATCTTCGCCGATCCGGCCAAGATCCATGAGATCGGCCACAAGGGGACATATTTCGATGTTCCTGGCTATCATCTCTGCGAGCCGTCGCCGCAGCGCACGCCCGTCCTGTTTCAGGCCGGGGCATCGAATGCGGGCAAGGACGTCGCGGCCGGCCATGCGGAATGCGTGTTCATTTCAACGCCCCTGAAGGACGCCACGCGCGCCTATGTCGCCGATATCCGCGCGCGGGCGGCAGCGCAGGGACGCGATCCGAAAAGGATACTCGTCTATGCCATGGCGACGATCATCGTCGACGAGACGGATGCAAAGGCGCGGGCGAAATACGAGGAATACGTCAAATATGCCTCCTATGACGGTGCCCTTGTCCTGATGTCCGGTTGGACCGGGATCGACTTCGGCCATTACAAGCCCACGGACGTGGTCAGGAACGTCAAGACGAATGCGATCACCTCGGCGGTTGAGCGCCTCTCCGACGGTCGCAAGGTCTGGACGATCGAGGAACTGGCGCAGTGGGGCGGCATCGGCGGCATGGGTCCGCTCTTCGTCGGCTCGCCCTCGACCATCGCCGATATCCTGCAGGAGTGGGTCGAGGAAACCGATATCGACGGTTTCAACCTCGCCTATGCCCTCGCCCACGAGACCTTCGCAGACGTGATCGGCTACGTGGTGCCGGAACTGCAGAAGCGCGGTGTCTATGCGACAGGATATCGGGAGGGCACGCTGCGCGACAAGCTTTTCGGGCAAGGTCCCTACCTTCCCGAAACCCATCCGGCGAACCGGTTCCGCGATATCGAGAAGGTGAAACGGGAAGAGGCCGCCAAGGCCGCCGAAGAGGCGG is drawn from Shinella sp. PSBB067 and contains these coding sequences:
- a CDS encoding VOC family protein is translated as MMIKAWDHTSLAVDDLDRSMEFYREAFGYTLVFSERDMAREISSMMGLTRLTCDLAQMSHPVSGQRLELIAFRGHDAPPQSHPVATGAGHIGFSVENLDEALAAVVAKGAVPIGVVTGFPEGRSTYCRAPGGSFFELSELNEGLPG
- a CDS encoding thiamine pyrophosphate-dependent dehydrogenase E1 component subunit alpha, giving the protein MKLNPTNLFRTMVRMRAFDEACLEGVPTFEIHGELHTGIGQEAIGTAMAQSLTPGDAVVSTHRNHFHALAKGVPPRALMAEIFEKETGLCRGRGGHMHPFDPDRNFSATGIVGASLPVALGYAYAFKMKGQPHVAVGICGDGAANHGTFHECLNMAAAWQLPLVCLVENNQYAISVRFSDVTATPTIAERAGAYGIWGRQVDGADVEAVSAAFAEAVRHARKGGGPALLEAACYRFRGHYEGDHDNYRERAEKQRMRAELDPVARYRRVLIERGIASGEELDAIAAAAKAEMSAMLEDVRADAMPDPSGAMNHVFAEPA
- a CDS encoding LLM class flavin-dependent oxidoreductase; amino-acid sequence: MSKTIRFNAFEMNCVGHQSPGLWRHPRDRSWQYKDLEYWTDLAALLETGCFDSIFIADVIGYYDVYKSDLDNALLQGVQIPVADPLQLANPIAQATHHLGIGITASTSFEHPYTFARRLSTADHHTKGRIGWNIVTSYLESGAKNVGQGGLRSHDNRYDVAAEYLEVLYKLFEGSWEEGAVLRDKERGIFADPAKIHEIGHKGTYFDVPGYHLCEPSPQRTPVLFQAGASNAGKDVAAGHAECVFISTPLKDATRAYVADIRARAAAQGRDPKRILVYAMATIIVDETDAKARAKYEEYVKYASYDGALVLMSGWTGIDFGHYKPTDVVRNVKTNAITSAVERLSDGRKVWTIEELAQWGGIGGMGPLFVGSPSTIADILQEWVEETDIDGFNLAYALAHETFADVIGYVVPELQKRGVYATGYREGTLRDKLFGQGPYLPETHPANRFRDIEKVKREEAAKAAEEAA